Proteins from a genomic interval of Anomalospiza imberbis isolate Cuckoo-Finch-1a 21T00152 chromosome 18, ASM3175350v1, whole genome shotgun sequence:
- the NEFH gene encoding neurofilament heavy polypeptide isoform X2, whose amino-acid sequence MSLMLETLLGPPGGLRKEPGRAAPRSAASSGFYSWPAPVVGRARGAGGGGGSAAASSTESLDSLNGEPRARNEKELLQVLNDRFAGYIERVRALEQQNRALAAEAAALRQQQAGRSAMGELYARELRDMRGTVLRLGAEKGQLRLERARLAEDVAALRGRLEDEARQRSELEAAARGLAQRSAQEERARAPLEERARALREEAEQLRRQHRAEVGALLRGARPELPAEPPASLRPGVTAALRDLRAQLEGTAARSTLQAEEWFRVRLDKLSEVAKVNTDAMRLAQEEISEYRRQLQAKTTELEALKGTQESLERQRQDSEERHHADVLSYQETIQQLDSELRNTKWEMAAQLREYQDLLNVKMALDIEIAAYRKLLEGEEYRLETGIGMLSYPEVVPKPPSITTSIKVKSEEKIKLVEKSEKETVIVEEQTEEIQVTEEVTEEEEAEKEAEEEKAEEKEEEGEEEEEEKAEEEGEEKAKSPAKEEAKSPEKPESPSKEEAKTPAAKSPEKPPSPSKEGAKTPVVKSPEKPATPSKEEAKSPAVKSPEKPPTPSKEEAKTPSVKSPEKPPTPSKEEAKTPTVKSPEKPTPPSKEEAKTPTVKSPEKPTPPSKEEAKTPTVKSPEKPSAPSKEEAKSPAVKPPEPPATPSKEEAKPPAVKSPEKPPSPSKEEAKLPAVKSPEKAKSPMKEEAKSPQKEVAPAKEPSPAPKAPTKEEQPKEVKAPSKPEEGKKEEAPKKDVPAKAEEKPKEKAAAVPEPPAPLAKETKPSPKPAKEGKAEEAPAKPQQEVSKVATKEAEKPKAEEKVEEPKKKVEEPKKEKAEEPKKEKAEEPKKVEEPKKEKAEDPKKVEEPKAKAKPKDEPKASKEPPKAEAPSSKEGTAPEPGKK is encoded by the exons ATGAGCCTGATGCTGGAGACGCTGCTGGGCCCCCCGGGGGGGCTCCGCAAGGAGCCGGGCCGCGCTGCCCCGCGCTCCGCCGCCTCCAGCGGCTTCTACTCGTGGCCGGCCCCGGTGGTGGGACgggcgcggggcgcggggggcggcggcggcagcgcggccgcgTCCTCCACCGAGAGCCTGGACTCGCTGAACGGCGAACCGCGGGCGCGCAAcgagaaggagctgctgcaggtgctgaaCGACCGCTTCGCCGGCTACATCGAGCGGGTGCGGGCGCTGGAGCAGCAGAACCGGGCGCTGGCGGCCGAGGCGGCGGCGCTGCGGCAGCAGCAGGCGGGGCGCTCGGCCATGGGCGAGCTGTACGCGCGGGAGCTGCGGGACATGCGGGGCACCGTGCTGCGCCTGGGCGCCGAGAAGGGCCAGCTGCGGCTGGAGCGGGCGCGCCTGGCCGAGGACGTGGCGGCGCTGCGGGGAAGGCTGGAGGACGAGGCTCGGCAGCGCTCGGAGCTGGAGGCGGCGGCCCGCGGGCTGGCGCAGCGCTCGGCGCAGGAGGAGCGGGCGCGGGCGCCGCTGGAGGAGCGAGCCCGGGCGCTGCGGGAGGAGGCGGAGCAGCTGCGGAGGCAGCACCGCGCCGAGGTGGGAGCGCTGCTGCGCGGGGCGCGCCCCGAGCTGCCCGCGGAGCCCCCCGCCTCCCTGCGCCCCGGCGTCACCGCCGCGCTCCGCGACCTGCGCGCACAGCTGGAGGGCACGGCGGCCCGCAGCACCCTGCAGGCCGAGGAGTGGTTCCGCG TGAGGCTGGACAAGCTCTCCGAGGTGGCCAAGGTGAACACGGATGCCATGCGCTTGGCCCAGGAGGAGATCTCCGAGTACCGCCGGCAGCTCCAGGCCAAGACCACCGAGCTGGAAGCCCTCAAAGGGACCCAGGAGTCGCTGGAGAGGCAGAGGCAGGACTCAGAGGAGCGCCATCATGCAGATGTCCTGTCCTACCAG GAAACCATCCAGCAGCTTGACAGCGAGCTGAGGAACACCAAGTGGGAGATGGCAGCTCAGCTCCGCGAGTACCAGGATCTGCTCAACGTCAAAATGGCCCTGGACATCGAAATTGCTGCCTACAG AAAGCTCCTGGAAGGGGAGGAGTATCGGCTCGAGACTGGCATTGGGATGCTCTCCTACCCCGAGGTGGTCCCCAAGCCTCCCAGCATCACCACCAGCATCAAGGTGAAGAGCGAGGAGAAGATCAAGTTGGTGGAAAAATCAGAGAAGGAGACGGTGATTGTGGAGGAGCAGACAGAGGAAATCCAGGTGACCGAGGAGGtcacagaggaggaggaggctgagaaagaggctgaagaagaaaaagctgaagagaaggaggaagagggagaggaagaagaagaggagaaagctGAAGAAGAGGGTGAAGAAAAGGCCAAGTCTCCTGCAAAGGAGGAGGCCAAGTCCCCAGAGAAACCTGAGTCCCCCTCAAAGGAGGAGGCCAAGACCCCAGCAGCCAAGTCCCCTGAAAAGCCCCCATCCCCCTCAAAGGAGGGGGCCAAGACCCCAGTTGTGAAATCCCCAGAAAAACCTGCAACCCCCTCAAAGGAGGAGGCCAAGAGCCCAGCTGTGAAGTCTCCAGAGAAACCCCCAACCCCCTCAAAGGAGGAAGCCAAGACTCCATCTGTCAAATCCCCTGAAAAGCCACCAACGCCCTCTAAGGAGGAGGCCAAGACCCCAACAGTGAAGTCCCCAGAGAAACCCACACCTCCCTCAAAGGAGGAGGCCAAGACCCCAACAGTGAAGTCCCCAGAGAAACCCACACCTCCCTCAAAGGAGGAGGCCAAGACCCCGACTGTCAAGTCCCCAGAGAAACCCTCAGCCCCTTCTAAAGAGGAGGCCAAGAGCCCAGCTGTGAAACCTCCAGAGCCACCTGCAACTCCCTCTAAGGAGGAAGCCAAACCCCCAGCTGTGAAATCCCCAGAGAAGCCCCCAAGCCCCTCTAAGGAGGAGGCCAAGCTCCCAGCTGTGAAGTCTCCAGAGAAAGCCAAATCTCCCATGAAGGAGGAGGCCAAGTCTCCACAGAAGGAAGTGGCCCCAGCCAAGGAGCCAAGCCCTGCTCCGAAGGCCCCCACCAAGGAGGAGCAGCCCAAGGAGGTGAAGGCTCCCTCCAAGCCTGAGGAGGGTAAGAAGGAGGAAGCTCCCAAGAAGGATGTCCCAGCCAAGGCAGAGGAGAAACCCAAGGAGaaggcagctgctgtgccagaacCTCCAGCTCCGCTGGCCAAAGAGACCAAGCCAAGCCCCAAACCTGCCAAAGAGGGAAAAGCTGAGGAGGCTCCAGCAAAACCTCAGCAGGAGGTCAGCAAAGTGGCCACCAAGGAGGCTGAAAAGCCAAAGGCTGAGGAGAAGGTAGAAGAGCCCAAGAAGAAAGTAGAAGAACCCAagaaggagaaggcagaggaacCCAAGAAG gagaaggcagaggagcCTAAGAAGGTGGAGGAACCCAagaaggagaaggcagaggacCCCAAGAAAGTGGAGGAACCCAAAGCTAAAGCAAAACCCAAAGATGAGCCTAAAGCCAGTAAGGAACCCCCCAAAGCTGAGGCTCCCTCCAGCAAGGagggcacagccccagagccagggaagaAGTGA
- the NEFH gene encoding neurofilament heavy polypeptide isoform X1 → MSLMLETLLGPPGGLRKEPGRAAPRSAASSGFYSWPAPVVGRARGAGGGGGSAAASSTESLDSLNGEPRARNEKELLQVLNDRFAGYIERVRALEQQNRALAAEAAALRQQQAGRSAMGELYARELRDMRGTVLRLGAEKGQLRLERARLAEDVAALRGRLEDEARQRSELEAAARGLAQRSAQEERARAPLEERARALREEAEQLRRQHRAEVGALLRGARPELPAEPPASLRPGVTAALRDLRAQLEGTAARSTLQAEEWFRVRLDKLSEVAKVNTDAMRLAQEEISEYRRQLQAKTTELEALKGTQESLERQRQDSEERHHADVLSYQETIQQLDSELRNTKWEMAAQLREYQDLLNVKMALDIEIAAYRKLLEGEEYRLETGIGMLSYPEVVPKPPSITTSIKVKSEEKIKLVEKSEKETVIVEEQTEEIQVTEEVTEEEEAEKEAEEEKAEEKEEEGEEEEEEKAEEEGEEKAKSPAKEEAKSPEKPESPSKEEAKTPAAKSPEKPPSPSKEGAKTPVVKSPEKPATPSKEEAKSPAVKSPEKPPTPSKEEAKTPSVKSPEKPPTPSKEEAKTPTVKSPEKPTPPSKEEAKTPTVKSPEKPTPPSKEEAKTPTVKSPEKPSAPSKEEAKSPAVKPPEPPATPSKEEAKPPAVKSPEKPPSPSKEEAKLPAVKSPEKAKSPMKEEAKSPQKEVAPAKEPSPAPKAPTKEEQPKEVKAPSKPEEGKKEEAPKKDVPAKAEEKPKEKAAAVPEPPAPLAKETKPSPKPAKEGKAEEAPAKPQQEVSKVATKEAEKPKAEEKVEEPKKKVEEPKKEKAEEPKKAEEPKKEKVEEPKKEKAEEPKKVEEPKKEKAEDPKKVEEPKAKAKPKDEPKASKEPPKAEAPSSKEGTAPEPGKK, encoded by the exons ATGAGCCTGATGCTGGAGACGCTGCTGGGCCCCCCGGGGGGGCTCCGCAAGGAGCCGGGCCGCGCTGCCCCGCGCTCCGCCGCCTCCAGCGGCTTCTACTCGTGGCCGGCCCCGGTGGTGGGACgggcgcggggcgcggggggcggcggcggcagcgcggccgcgTCCTCCACCGAGAGCCTGGACTCGCTGAACGGCGAACCGCGGGCGCGCAAcgagaaggagctgctgcaggtgctgaaCGACCGCTTCGCCGGCTACATCGAGCGGGTGCGGGCGCTGGAGCAGCAGAACCGGGCGCTGGCGGCCGAGGCGGCGGCGCTGCGGCAGCAGCAGGCGGGGCGCTCGGCCATGGGCGAGCTGTACGCGCGGGAGCTGCGGGACATGCGGGGCACCGTGCTGCGCCTGGGCGCCGAGAAGGGCCAGCTGCGGCTGGAGCGGGCGCGCCTGGCCGAGGACGTGGCGGCGCTGCGGGGAAGGCTGGAGGACGAGGCTCGGCAGCGCTCGGAGCTGGAGGCGGCGGCCCGCGGGCTGGCGCAGCGCTCGGCGCAGGAGGAGCGGGCGCGGGCGCCGCTGGAGGAGCGAGCCCGGGCGCTGCGGGAGGAGGCGGAGCAGCTGCGGAGGCAGCACCGCGCCGAGGTGGGAGCGCTGCTGCGCGGGGCGCGCCCCGAGCTGCCCGCGGAGCCCCCCGCCTCCCTGCGCCCCGGCGTCACCGCCGCGCTCCGCGACCTGCGCGCACAGCTGGAGGGCACGGCGGCCCGCAGCACCCTGCAGGCCGAGGAGTGGTTCCGCG TGAGGCTGGACAAGCTCTCCGAGGTGGCCAAGGTGAACACGGATGCCATGCGCTTGGCCCAGGAGGAGATCTCCGAGTACCGCCGGCAGCTCCAGGCCAAGACCACCGAGCTGGAAGCCCTCAAAGGGACCCAGGAGTCGCTGGAGAGGCAGAGGCAGGACTCAGAGGAGCGCCATCATGCAGATGTCCTGTCCTACCAG GAAACCATCCAGCAGCTTGACAGCGAGCTGAGGAACACCAAGTGGGAGATGGCAGCTCAGCTCCGCGAGTACCAGGATCTGCTCAACGTCAAAATGGCCCTGGACATCGAAATTGCTGCCTACAG AAAGCTCCTGGAAGGGGAGGAGTATCGGCTCGAGACTGGCATTGGGATGCTCTCCTACCCCGAGGTGGTCCCCAAGCCTCCCAGCATCACCACCAGCATCAAGGTGAAGAGCGAGGAGAAGATCAAGTTGGTGGAAAAATCAGAGAAGGAGACGGTGATTGTGGAGGAGCAGACAGAGGAAATCCAGGTGACCGAGGAGGtcacagaggaggaggaggctgagaaagaggctgaagaagaaaaagctgaagagaaggaggaagagggagaggaagaagaagaggagaaagctGAAGAAGAGGGTGAAGAAAAGGCCAAGTCTCCTGCAAAGGAGGAGGCCAAGTCCCCAGAGAAACCTGAGTCCCCCTCAAAGGAGGAGGCCAAGACCCCAGCAGCCAAGTCCCCTGAAAAGCCCCCATCCCCCTCAAAGGAGGGGGCCAAGACCCCAGTTGTGAAATCCCCAGAAAAACCTGCAACCCCCTCAAAGGAGGAGGCCAAGAGCCCAGCTGTGAAGTCTCCAGAGAAACCCCCAACCCCCTCAAAGGAGGAAGCCAAGACTCCATCTGTCAAATCCCCTGAAAAGCCACCAACGCCCTCTAAGGAGGAGGCCAAGACCCCAACAGTGAAGTCCCCAGAGAAACCCACACCTCCCTCAAAGGAGGAGGCCAAGACCCCAACAGTGAAGTCCCCAGAGAAACCCACACCTCCCTCAAAGGAGGAGGCCAAGACCCCGACTGTCAAGTCCCCAGAGAAACCCTCAGCCCCTTCTAAAGAGGAGGCCAAGAGCCCAGCTGTGAAACCTCCAGAGCCACCTGCAACTCCCTCTAAGGAGGAAGCCAAACCCCCAGCTGTGAAATCCCCAGAGAAGCCCCCAAGCCCCTCTAAGGAGGAGGCCAAGCTCCCAGCTGTGAAGTCTCCAGAGAAAGCCAAATCTCCCATGAAGGAGGAGGCCAAGTCTCCACAGAAGGAAGTGGCCCCAGCCAAGGAGCCAAGCCCTGCTCCGAAGGCCCCCACCAAGGAGGAGCAGCCCAAGGAGGTGAAGGCTCCCTCCAAGCCTGAGGAGGGTAAGAAGGAGGAAGCTCCCAAGAAGGATGTCCCAGCCAAGGCAGAGGAGAAACCCAAGGAGaaggcagctgctgtgccagaacCTCCAGCTCCGCTGGCCAAAGAGACCAAGCCAAGCCCCAAACCTGCCAAAGAGGGAAAAGCTGAGGAGGCTCCAGCAAAACCTCAGCAGGAGGTCAGCAAAGTGGCCACCAAGGAGGCTGAAAAGCCAAAGGCTGAGGAGAAGGTAGAAGAGCCCAAGAAGAAAGTAGAAGAACCCAagaaggagaaggcagaggaacCCAAGAAGGCAGAAGAGCCCAAGAAAGAAAAGGTGGAGGAGCCCAagaaggagaaggcagaggagcCTAAGAAGGTGGAGGAACCCAagaaggagaaggcagaggacCCCAAGAAAGTGGAGGAACCCAAAGCTAAAGCAAAACCCAAAGATGAGCCTAAAGCCAGTAAGGAACCCCCCAAAGCTGAGGCTCCCTCCAGCAAGGagggcacagccccagagccagggaagaAGTGA
- the THOC5 gene encoding THO complex subunit 5 homolog, with translation MSSESSKKRKPKVIRTDGVPAEGKRGKGDTDQDVRYYSEESEVDLRDPIKDYELYRETCQELQRLMAEIQELKSRGIKENASEIDERRVQSCVHFMTLKKLNRLAHIRLKKGRDQTHEAKQKVDAYHLQLQNLLYEVMHLQKEITKCLEFKSKHEEIELVSLEEFYKEAPPEISRPAITLTEPHQQTLARLDWELEQRKRLAEKYKECLTSKEKILKEIEVKKEYLSSLQPRLNSIMQASLPVQEYLFMPFDQAHKQYETARHLPPPLYVLFVQASAYGQACDKKLVVAIEGSVEEAKALYKPPEDSQDDESDSDAEEEQTTKRRRPTLGVQLDDKRKEMLKRHPLSVTLDLKCKDENVLHLTFHYLMNLNVMTVKAKVTTAMEMTTAISAGDLLSPDSLLNCLYPGDHGRKTPNPANQFQFDKVGILTLSDYVTELGHPYVWVQKLGGLHFPKDQPQHTVAADNSLSASHMELTVKLLRSRLQSRLALHKQFASLEHGVVPVSSECQQLFPTKIVSRLVKWTAIPFEDYAELPYTKDVIEAGLAEDTHLYYMALIERGTAKLQAAVVLNPGYSTLPPIFSLCLNWKGERNSSNDDNIRAMESEVNVYYKELWGPKPGYQLLTNQLQRLCMVLDVYLETEPHDPSVEGPKEFPQEKMCLRLVRGPLRLKPFKFNYPQGFFSHR, from the exons ATGTCCTCCGAGTCCAGCAAGAAGAGGAAGCCCAAGGTGATCCGCACGGACGGGGTCCCAGCCGAGGGCAAGAGGGGCAAGGGCGACACGGACCAG GATGTCAGGTACTACAGCGAGGAGAGCGAGGTGGATCTGCGTGACCCCATCAAGGACTACGAGCTCTACAGGGAGACCTGCCAGGAGCTCCAGAGGCTCATGGCAGAGATCCAGGAGCTGAAGAGCCGGGGCATCAAGGAAAAT GCCTCGGAGATCGACGAGCGGCGCGTCCAGAGCTGTGTCCACTTCATGACCCTGAAGAAGCTGAACCGCCTGGCCCACATCCGGCTGAAGAAGGGCAGGGACCAGACCCACGAG GCAAAGCAGAAGGTCGATGCCTATCACCTGCAGCTCCAGAACCTGCTCTACGAGGTGATGCACCTGCAGAAAGAGATCACCAAGTGCCTGGAATTCAA ATCCAAACATGAGGAGATCGAGCTGGTGAGCCTGGAGGAGTTCTACAAAGAGGCTCCCCCTGAAATCAGCCGCCCTGCCATCACCCTGACTGAGCCCCACCAGCAGACCCTGGCCCGCCTGGactgggagctggagcagcgcaaGAG GCTGGCAGAGAAATACAAGGAGTGCCTGACCAGCAAGGAGAAGATCCTGAAGGAGATTGAGGTGAAGAAGGAATATCTGAGCAGCCTCCAGCCTCGACTCAACAGCATCATGCAG gcctccctgcctgtgcagGAGTACCTGTTCATGCCCTTCGACCAGGCTCACAAGCAGTACGAGACCGCCCGGCACCTCCCGCCGCCTCTCTACGTCCTCTTCGTCCAAGCCAGTGCCTACGGACAGGCCTGTG ATAAGAAGTTGGTGGTGGCCATTGAAGGGAGCGTGGAGGAAGCCAAGGCCCTTTATAAGCCCCCTGAGGACTCGCAGG ATGATGAGAGCGATTCCGACGCAGAGGAGGAGCAAACCACG AAGCGGCGCAGGCCCACTCTGGGCGTGCAGCTGGATGACAAACGCAAGGAGATGCTGAAGAGACACCCCTTGTCAGTCACCCTGGACCTGAAGTGCAAAG ATGAGAACGTGCTTCACCTGACCTTCCACTACCTGATGAACCTCAACGTCATGACAGTGAAAGCCAAGGTGACCACTGCCATGGAGATGACCACAGCCATCAGTGCTGG GGACCTGCTCTCCCCAGACTCCCTCCTCAACTGCCTCTATCCAGGGGATCACGGGAGGAAAACGCCCAACCCGGCCAACCAGTTCCAGTTCGATAAAGTGGG CATCCTGACCCTGAGTGACTAcgtgacagagctgggacaccCCTATGTGTGGGTGCAGAAGCTGGGTGGCCTGCATTTCCCCAAGGATCAGCCTCAG CACACAGTGGCTGCTGACAATTCCCTGAGTGCCAGCCACATGGAGCTGACTGTGAAGCTGCTCCGGAGCCGCCTGCAGTCCCGCCTGGCCCTGCACAAGCAGTTTGCATCCCTCG AGCACGGTGTTGTGCCGGTGTCCAGCGAGtgccagcagctcttcccaACCAAAATCGTCTCACGCCTGGTGAAGTGGACTGCCATTCCCTTTGAGGATTATGCT GAGCTGCCCTACACTAAGGATGTGATAGAGGCTGGCTTGGCTGAAGACACTCACCTCTACTACATGGCCCTGATAGAGAGGGGAACAG CCAAGCTGCAGGCGGCCGTGGTGCTGAACCCCGGGTATTCCACGCTGCCTCCCATCTTCAGCCTGTGCCTGAACTGGAAGGGAGAGCGCAACAGCAGCAACGATGACAACATTCGG GCCATGGAGAGCGAAGTCAATGTCTACTACAAGGAGCTGTGGGGGCCCAAACCCGGCTACCAGCTGCTCACCAACCAGCTGCAGCGCCTGTGCATGGTGCTGGACGTGTACCTGGAGACAGAGCCCCATGATCCCAGCGTGGAAGGGCCCAAGGAATTCCCCCAGGAGAAGATGTGTCTGCGCCTGGTCAG gGGTCCCCTGCGCTTGAAACCCTTCAAGTTCAACTATCCCCAGGGGTTCTTCAGCCATCGCTGA
- the NIPSNAP1 gene encoding protein NipSnap homolog 1, with the protein MAAGARGGSAALRRLRGGGAGAAPRGARGYSRDVEGSWFRSLFVHKVDPRKDAHSNLLSKKETSNLYKIQFHNVKPECLEAYNKLTEEVLPKLHSDPDYPCDLVGNWNTWYGEQDQAVHLWRFSGGYPALMDCMNKLRQNKEYLDFRKERSRMLLSRRNQLLLEFSFWNEPQPRQGPNIYELRTYKLKPGTMIEWGNNWARAIKYRQENQEAVGGFFSQIGELYVVHHLWAYRDLQSREETRNAAWRKRGWDENVYYTVPLIRTMESRIMIPLKISPLQ; encoded by the exons ATGGCGGCGGGAGCgcgcggcgggagcgcggcgctgcggcggctgcggggcgggggcgcgggcgcggccccgcggggcgCGCG GGGCTACTCCAGGGATGTCGAGGGCAGCTGGTTCCGCTCGCTCTTCGTGCACAAGGTGGATCCCCGCAAGGACGCGCATTCCAACCTCCTCTCCAAGAAGGAGACCAGCAACCTCTACAAGATCCAGT ttcACAATGTGAAGCCGGAATGCCTGGAAGCCTACAACAAGCTGAC AGAGGAGGTGCTGCCCAAGCTCCATTCGGACCCCGACTACCCCTGTGACCTGGTGGGCAACTGGAACACGTGGTACGGCGAGCAGGACCAGGCAG TGCACCTGTGGCGCTTCTCGGGCGGGTACCCGGCGCTCATGGACTGCATGAACAAGCTCAGGCAGAACAAG gagTACCTGGACTTCCGCAAGGAGAGGAGCCGGATGCTGCTGTCCCGCAGGAACCAGCTGCTCCTGGAATTCAGCTTCTGGAACGAGCCCCAGCCCCGCCAGGGACCAAACATCTACGAGCTCAGGACCTACAAGCTGAAG CCAGGGACCATGATCGAGTGGGGCAACAACTG GGCTCGGGCCATTAAGTACCGCCAGGAGAACCAGGAGGCAGTCGGGGGGTTCTTCTCCCAGATCGGGGAGCTCTACGTGGTGCATCACCTCTGGG CCTACAGGGATCTGCAGTCCCGGGAGGAGACCAGGAATGCAGCCTGGAGGAAGAGGGGCTGGGATGAGAACGTTTATTACACCG TCCCGCTGATCCGGACCATGGAATCCCGGATAATGATTCCCCTGAAGATCTCCCCCCTGCAGTGA
- the LOC137485030 gene encoding pleckstrin homology domain-containing family A member 4-like — protein sequence MAESDDPARRDPAPAGPRTQPCRPVPRVHTFGKGEQALRRDPRTPPAMQGWLHKQDSSGLRLWKRRWFVLVDLCLYYYRDSSEQQVRGGLPLPGYEIRVLPAAPRAPRAPQFLFTAEHAGMRTYCLGAETPEELHAWVRALRRGASPLPGSARSLCQQALQEPRAADPPSPPLPTHSPGEGLGGPPVPPPCCPPVPPVPHSEAPQGQEEPPARGCPPTAADAPGGPRGRPEPAPAERSPRKPRPPGAAPQPPPERDIGTNQPPASPAASSDWLPSAAPAPASNEASRRRREGAGGRGRAREGAAGRPIRITLLQASF from the exons ATGGCAGAAAGCGACGACCCGGCCCGCCGGGACCCCGCCCCCGCTGGCCCCCGCACCCAG ccctgccggCCCGTGCCGAGGGTCCACACCTTTGGAAAGGGGGAGCAGGCGCTGCGGAGGGACCCCCGCACCCCCCCCGCCatgcagggctggctgcacaAGCAG GACAGCTCGGGGCTGCGGCTCTGGAAGCGCCGCTGGTTTGTACTGGTGGATCTCTGCCTCTACTACTACCGGG ACAGCAGCGAGCAGCAAGTGCGGGGCGGCCTCCCCCTGCCCGGCTACGAGATCCGCGTGctgcccgccgccccccgcgccccccgcgccccccagTTCCTCTTCACG GCTGAACATGCCGGGATGCGAACGTACTGCCTGGGGGCTGAGACCCCCGAGGAGCTGCACGCCTGGGTCCGTGCCCTGCGCCGGGGGGCGTCGCCCCTGCCCGG ctcgGCCCGCTCCCTCTGCCAGCAGGCACTCCAGGAACCCCGGGCTGCGGATCCTCCCTCGCCCCCATTGCCCACGCACTCCCCCGGTGAGGGGCTCGGGGGCCCACCCGTGCCCCCTCCTTGctgccccccagtccctccagtGCCCCACAGCGAG GCGCCCCAAGGCCAGGAGGAGCCCCCGGCGCGGGGATGTCCCCCCACGGCCGCGGACGCGCCGGGGGGGCCGCGGGGACGCCCCGAGCCCGCGCCCGCAG AGCGGAGCCCGAGGAAGCCCCGCCCCCCCGGAGCAGCGCCTCAGCCCCCGCCGGAGCGAGACATCGGGACCAATCAGCCGCCGGCCTCTCCAGCCGCCTCTTCTGATTGGCTGCCGAGCGCCGCCCCCGCTCCGGCATCCAATGAGGCGTCGCGGCGccggcgggagggggcgggtgGGCGTGGCCGGGCGCGCGAAGGCGCGGCCGGGCGGCCAATCAGAATCACGCTGCTGCAGGCCAGCTTctga